From Candidatus Methylomirabilota bacterium:
AACTGGATGCGCCGCGCGTCGAGGATCCGGACCTCCTTCACCTTGTCCTTGAGGAGCTGCGAATTGGCGCCGCGATAGCGCTCGAAGGAGAACTTCACGTCGTCGGCCGTCAGCAGCTCGCCGTTGTGGAAGCGGACGCCGCTCCGAAGCAGGAACTCGTACACGAGCCCGTCGGGGGACAGCGACCACGATTCGGCCAGGCAGGGCACGGTCACGCCCGAAGGCATCGGCTTCAGGAGCGCGTCGTGGACGGCGTACAGCGTCAGGTACGGCGTGATCGACCCTTCGTTCTCTGCCGGATCGAGCCACCGTGGGGCGAGCGTGAAGTGCACCGCCCAGGTCATCTGGCCCGACGGCGCCGGATCGGCCGCCACCGCCGGCGTCGCGGAGGAGACGAGACAGAGCGCCAGGAGGACGAGGCGGACGAGCGTGTTCACATCGAGATCGCGGCGCGGGAGAGACGCGGCGGCCCGGCCAGGCGCTCCCGCCAGTCGGCCTGCTGGAAGGCGTCCGAGATGCGCTCCAGCGGGAACACGTGGGAGACGACGCGCTCGAAGGGGAAGCGCTTGAGGTTGCGTCGCAGGAACGCCAGCGACTGCTCGAGCGCCCATGGAGAATAGTTCGAGGTCGCCACGAGGCGCACGTTGCCGCGCACCAGCGCCGTGGCGTCGTAGGAGAAGACATTGCCGGGCGCGATGCTGCCGACCTCGAGGTAGCAGCCGCCGCCGCGCAGCATGCGCAGGCCTTCGGGAATGACCTCGGGATAGCCGACCAGGTCTGCGACGACATCCGCGCCGAAGCCGCTCGTCAGCTCCTTCACCGCTTCCACGCGCCGGTCCGCCGTTGCCAGCTCGACGGCGTTCAGCGTGTGGTCGGCGCCGAACGCGCGGGCGAGCTCGAGTCGGTCGGGCAGCCGGTCGATCACGATGATCTGGTCCGCGCCCATGTCGCGCGCCACCGCCACCGCGTTGATGCCGAGGCCGCCCGCGCCCTGCACCACCACCGTGTGCCCCGCGCGGAGCCCCGCGCGCCTGAGGCCGTAGAGCACCTGGGAGAGCGCGCAGTTGCTTGGTGTCGCGACGTCGTCGGAGATCTCAGCCGGGATCTTGAAGACGAAGTGCCCGGGACGCAGGTAGTAGTAATCGCCGTAGGCGTTGTTGAAGTAGGGCGGCGTGCCCGCCACCCGGTTGGGCCGCATCTTGCGCGGGCAGCTGCCCATCTCGTCGTGGAGACAAACGGGACACCGGCCGCAGGGGAAGAAGTAGCAATACGTCACGCGGTCTCCCTCGCGCAGCGGCTGGCCCATCGAGTCCGCCGTGACGCCCGCTCCCAGCCGCTCGACGCGCCCGCACATCTCGTGGCCGAAGGTGAGGTCCCGCGGGATCGCGCCGTAGGTCTCCTTCATCTCGCCGCGCCAGATGTGCAGATCGGAGCCGCAGACGCCCGCCCGCGTCAGCCGCACGAGGATGGCGCCGGGCTCGACCTCCGGCACGGGATACTCCCGCAGCTCGAACTCGCCTCCGTACGCCCGCAGCACCGCCACCCGGCCCTTCATACGCCCTCCCCGACGGAACGCAGCCCCATGTCAGCTTCCGGGCGTCGGCGCCTTAGCGGCCGGCGCGCCGCAGCTGGGGCAGTGCGTCCACGCCGCCTCGAGCGCGCCCTTGCAGGTGCCGCACACCTTTCCTGGCACCGACACCGGCGGCGGGCTCGCGGAAGCGGCAGGCCCGGGCTTGGGCGCCTGCTCCTCCTCCGGCTCCGACGCGATCCCCTTCTTGAACTCCTTCATCGACTTGCCGAGCGACTTCGCCAGGTCCGGGAGCTTGCTCCCCCCGAACAGCACCAGCACGATCACCAAAATGACCATCAGCTCTTGCGCGCCCATGCCAAACATGTCTGACTACCTCCCTTCGGTCAATACTACGGCCGGCGCGCCGAGAACACGAGGGCGCGCAGGGGGAACGTCACGGGGTGATCGCCGAGCTCGGCCGCGATCGCGGCGGCCACGGCCTCTTTGATCTCGCCGAGCGCCTCCGGGCGACGCTCCATGATCGCGCCCAGGATCGGATTGCCCTCGATCAGCCCCGTCGCCGCGTCGGCGGCGGACGGGCTCGTCCCGCTCTTCTCGAGGCGCGTCCACGCGATCTGTCCGAACCCGGCCTGGGCGAGGAGCGCGCGCACCGGCTCGGGGTCGTGAAGCGAGAACGGCACGGTGTAGAACATCGGCGGGTCGGCGGGGAAGAACGTGGCGGCCGACTCGTGGGCGATCCGCGCGATCGGATTGTGGACGATTGCATCCCAGACGTTGAACAGGTAACGCCCCCCCGGCTTGAGCACGCGGAACGCCTCGCGAACGCCGGCCGCCTTGTCCGGGAAGAACATCAGCCCGAACTGGCAGACCACGGCATCGAAAGAGCCTTCCGGGAACGGGAGCTTGGTGGCGTCCGCCTGCTGCCATTCGACGAGGCCGGCCCCGGCCGGGAGGTTGGCGCGGCCGTGCGCGAGCATCGCCTCGTTGAGGTCGGTGGCCACGAGCAAGCCGTGTCCGCGGATCCGGTCGGCCAGGCGCCGAGTCACGATGCCGGTGCCGCACGCCGTCTCGAGGACTCGCATCCCGGGCGTCACGGGCAGACGGGCCGCGAGGTCGTCGGCGTAGCCATGAAAGAAGATCGGGCCGAGATACCGGTCGTAGTTGCCGGGGATCTCGCCCACGAACGCCGCATTGCGGTCAGCCACGGTTCCGCTCGTCACGCGCGCCATTCGCGCGGGCCGTCGTCGGCGTAGCCGCACTGCTCGCACGGGCTGTAGTAGTGCGCCGCGGGCGGCATGGCGACGGCCAGGCGCAGCGACAATCCCTCGCCGACGTTCCGGATGTGGTGGACGGTGCCGCGCGGCACCCACACGATATCGTCCTTGGCCGCCTGGATGACGGTGCCGCCGGTCAGCTCCCACTCGAGGCGCCCCTCGAGCACGACCCACCACTCGTCGAACTCCCGGTGCCAGTGCGGGCGGTTGCCGCCCCCGGGCGCGCTCGCGATCAGCGTCACGAGCTGCCGCTCGTCGGCGATCAGCCGCTTCGCCCAGGGCGCGGGACCCATCGTCGCGACCAGGTCCGCGACGCGCGTGTGCAGGACATTGGGCCACGTCGAGGCGGCCGCGGGCGGGCTCGGGCCGTCCGCCAGCCTGCCTATGACGATGCTGACCGGCGCCTCCGCCATGGGGACTCCGTCCTCTCGATAGGGTTGGGGGCATCACTTCAGGTGCAGCCCGGTACTCTAGCACGAAAGACGGGGCGGAGAGATCGGGCTCACATGCCTCCGGTCACGTTGATGGTGACGCCGGTGACGAAATCCGCGTCGCTCGAAGCGAGGAAGCAGATCACCCGCGCCTGGTCCTGGGCCTCGGCCATGCGGCGCAGCGGCGTGCGCGCGATCTCCCGCGCCTGCTCCTCCGGCGTCCGCTTCTCCCAGAGCGGCCGGATGCGCTCGGTCAGCGTCATGCTGGGGGCGATGGCGTTGACCGTGATGCCGAAGGGCCCCAGCTCGTGCGCCAGCTTCGTCGTGAAGGCGATGATGCCGCCCTTGGCGGCCGCGTACGCGCT
This genomic window contains:
- a CDS encoding zinc-binding dehydrogenase, whose protein sequence is MKGRVAVLRAYGGEFELREYPVPEVEPGAILVRLTRAGVCGSDLHIWRGEMKETYGAIPRDLTFGHEMCGRVERLGAGVTADSMGQPLREGDRVTYCYFFPCGRCPVCLHDEMGSCPRKMRPNRVAGTPPYFNNAYGDYYYLRPGHFVFKIPAEISDDVATPSNCALSQVLYGLRRAGLRAGHTVVVQGAGGLGINAVAVARDMGADQIIVIDRLPDRLELARAFGADHTLNAVELATADRRVEAVKELTSGFGADVVADLVGYPEVIPEGLRMLRGGGCYLEVGSIAPGNVFSYDATALVRGNVRLVATSNYSPWALEQSLAFLRRNLKRFPFERVVSHVFPLERISDAFQQADWRERLAGPPRLSRAAISM
- a CDS encoding class I SAM-dependent methyltransferase; protein product: MADRNAAFVGEIPGNYDRYLGPIFFHGYADDLAARLPVTPGMRVLETACGTGIVTRRLADRIRGHGLLVATDLNEAMLAHGRANLPAGAGLVEWQQADATKLPFPEGSFDAVVCQFGLMFFPDKAAGVREAFRVLKPGGRYLFNVWDAIVHNPIARIAHESAATFFPADPPMFYTVPFSLHDPEPVRALLAQAGFGQIAWTRLEKSGTSPSAADAATGLIEGNPILGAIMERRPEALGEIKEAVAAAIAAELGDHPVTFPLRALVFSARRP
- a CDS encoding cupin domain-containing protein, with the translated sequence MAEAPVSIVIGRLADGPSPPAAASTWPNVLHTRVADLVATMGPAPWAKRLIADERQLVTLIASAPGGGNRPHWHREFDEWWVVLEGRLEWELTGGTVIQAAKDDIVWVPRGTVHHIRNVGEGLSLRLAVAMPPAAHYYSPCEQCGYADDGPREWRA